One Agelaius phoeniceus isolate bAgePho1 chromosome 8, bAgePho1.hap1, whole genome shotgun sequence genomic region harbors:
- the AKR1A1 gene encoding aldo-keto reductase family 1 member A1, protein MPATCDFVTLHTGQKMPLVGLGTWKSDRGQVKEAVKHALSVGYRHIDCAAAYSNEAEIGEAFQECVGPSKVIKREDLFVTSKLWNTKHHPEDVEPALRKTLGDMKLDYLDLYLMHWPHAFERGDNLFPKNPDNTMRYDYIDYKETWKAMEKLVEKGLVKAIGLSNFNSRQIDDVLSVATVKPAVLQVECHPYLAQNELIAHCQKRGLVVTAYSPLGSPDRMWKHPDEPVLLEEPGVKKIAEKYSKSPAQIVLRWQVQRKVVVIPKSVTPARIQQNLQVFDFSLTAEEMSHIGNLNKNWRYIVPMITVDGKLVARDAGHPHYPFNDPY, encoded by the exons ATGCCTGCAACATGCGACTTCGTTACACTCCACACTGGGCAGAAGATGCCTCTCGTGGGACTGGGAACTTGGAAAAGTGACCGTGGCCAA GTGAAGGAGGCAGTGAAGCACGCCCTCAGCGTGGGCTATCGCCACATCGACTGCGCAGCCGCCTACAGCAACGAAGCCGAGATCGGGGAGGCCTTCCAGGAGTGTGTGGGGCCCAGCAAG GTTATTAAAAGGGAGGACCTGTTTGTAACATCAAAGCTCTGGAATACCAAGCACCACCCAGAAGATGTAGAGCCAGCACTGAGAAAAACACTTGGAGATATGAAACTGGATTACCTGGACCTGTACCTCATGCACTGGCCTCATGCCTTTGA ACGAGGGGACAATCTCTTCCCAAAGAATCCCGATAACACGATGCGTTACGACTACATTGATTATAAGGAGACCTGGAAGGCTATGGAGAAACTGGTGGAGAAAGGTCTTGTGAAAGCCATTGGGCTGTCAAACTTCAACAGTCGGCAGATTGATGATGTGCTAAGTGTGGCTACTGTGAAGCCAGCTGTGCTCCAG GTGGAATGCCATCCTTACCTAGCTCAGAACGAGCTGATTGCTCACTGCCAGAAGCGAGGACTGGTGGTCACTGCCTACAGTCCCCTTGGCTCTCCGGATCGCATGTGGAAACACCCGGAtgagcctgtgctgctggaggaacCTGGGGTCaaaaaaattgctgaaaaatacagcaaatcGCCTGCACAGATCGTCCTCAG ATGGCAAGTGCAGCGTAAAGTGGTTGTCATTCCCAAGAGTGTCACTCCTGCTCGCATTCAGCAGAATCTGCAG GTGTTTGACTTCAGCCTCACAGCAGAGGAGATGAGTCACATTGGAAACCTGAATAAAAACTGGCGTTACATCGTGCCAATGATTACG
- the MMACHC gene encoding cyanocobalamin reductase / alkylcobalamin dealkylase isoform X2, which produces MERRVAEQLRSALGPLGLEAHAFKVGWYNAVLQPAFHLPYPDDTLAFVVLSTPSMFDKALKPFVSKERLKIIRDPVDQCVSHHLSRVKEKFPDQRVDIMFDYEMLPSRKPKFLAQTAAHVAGAAYYYQRKDVKLDPWGKKIFGVCIHPKYGGWFAIRALLLFPAIQVPFLEQPPPVDCVSSEEKRIELLELFNFHWQDGRYRDIIEVKERYSEEQKTYFATPPAERFRLLGLSQEAQRITFH; this is translated from the exons atggaGCGGCGCGTGGCGGAACAGCTCCGCAGCGCGCTGGGCCCGCTCGGCCTCGAGGCGCACGCCTTCAAG GTTGGGTGGTACAATGCTGTTCTCCAGCCAGCCTTCCACCTCCCCTACCCAGATGACACACTGGCCTTCGTGGTCCTCAGCACACCGTCCATGTTTGACAAGGCCCTTAAGCCTTTTGTGAGCAAAGAACGATTAAAAATAATCAGGGATCCTGTGGATCAGTGTGTTTCCCATCATTTATCACGTGTGAAGGAG AAATTCCCTGACCAGAGGGTGGATATCATGTTTGATTACGAGATGCTGCCGAGCCGAAAGCCCAAGTTCCTGGCACAGACAGCTGCCCACGTTGCTGGAGCTGCATATTACTACCAAAGGAAGGATGTGAAGCTCGATCCTTGGGGGAAAAAG aTCTTTGGCGTTTGTATCCATCCCAAGTATGGTGGCTGGTTTGCTATCcgagctctgctgctcttcccGGCCATCCAGGTGCCGTTCCTGGAGCAGCCCCCCCCTGTGGACTGTGTGAGCTCCGAGGAGAAGAGGattgagctgctggagctgttcaACTTCCACTGGCAGGACGGCCGCTACAGGGACATCATTGAAGTGAAGGAAAGGTACTCGGAGGAGCAGAAAACCTACTTTGCCACTCCTCCAGCCGAGAGATTCCGGCTGCTGGGGCTCTCTCAGGAAGCCCAGAGAATCACATTTCACTGA
- the MMACHC gene encoding cyanocobalamin reductase / alkylcobalamin dealkylase isoform X1, which translates to MERRVAEQLRSALGPLGLEAHAFKVGWYNAVLQPAFHLPYPDDTLAFVVLSTPSMFDKALKPFVSKERLKIIRDPVDQCVSHHLSRVKEKFPDQRVDIMFDYEMLPSRKPKFLAQTAAHVAGAAYYYQRKDVKLDPWGKKKIFGVCIHPKYGGWFAIRALLLFPAIQVPFLEQPPPVDCVSSEEKRIELLELFNFHWQDGRYRDIIEVKERYSEEQKTYFATPPAERFRLLGLSQEAQRITFH; encoded by the exons atggaGCGGCGCGTGGCGGAACAGCTCCGCAGCGCGCTGGGCCCGCTCGGCCTCGAGGCGCACGCCTTCAAG GTTGGGTGGTACAATGCTGTTCTCCAGCCAGCCTTCCACCTCCCCTACCCAGATGACACACTGGCCTTCGTGGTCCTCAGCACACCGTCCATGTTTGACAAGGCCCTTAAGCCTTTTGTGAGCAAAGAACGATTAAAAATAATCAGGGATCCTGTGGATCAGTGTGTTTCCCATCATTTATCACGTGTGAAGGAG AAATTCCCTGACCAGAGGGTGGATATCATGTTTGATTACGAGATGCTGCCGAGCCGAAAGCCCAAGTTCCTGGCACAGACAGCTGCCCACGTTGCTGGAGCTGCATATTACTACCAAAGGAAGGATGTGAAGCTCGATCCTTGGGGGAAAAAG aagaTCTTTGGCGTTTGTATCCATCCCAAGTATGGTGGCTGGTTTGCTATCcgagctctgctgctcttcccGGCCATCCAGGTGCCGTTCCTGGAGCAGCCCCCCCCTGTGGACTGTGTGAGCTCCGAGGAGAAGAGGattgagctgctggagctgttcaACTTCCACTGGCAGGACGGCCGCTACAGGGACATCATTGAAGTGAAGGAAAGGTACTCGGAGGAGCAGAAAACCTACTTTGCCACTCCTCCAGCCGAGAGATTCCGGCTGCTGGGGCTCTCTCAGGAAGCCCAGAGAATCACATTTCACTGA
- the PRDX1 gene encoding peroxiredoxin-1 — translation MSSGKAFIGKPAPDFTATAVMPDGQFKDIKLSDYKGKYVVFFFYPLDFTFVCPTEIIAYSDRADEFKKINCEVIGASVDSHFCHLAWVNTPKKQGGLGTMKIPLVSDTKRAIAKDYGVLKEDEGIAYRGLFIIDEKGILRQITINDLPVGRSVDETLRLVQAFQFTDKHGEVCPAGWKPGSDTIKPDVQKSKEYFAKQK, via the exons ATGTCTTCAGGAAAGGCTTTCATTGGAAAACCAGCTCCTGACTTTACTGCCACGGCTGTAATGCCAGATGGACAATTCAAAGACATCAAACTCTCTGACTACAAAG GAAAATATGTTGTGTTCTTCTTCTACCCCCTGGACTTCACTTTTGTCTGTCCAACTGAAATCATTGCCTACAGTGACAGAGCTGATGAATTCAAGAAAATCAACTGTGAAGTGATTGGAGCTTCTGTTGACTCTCACTTCTGTCACCTTGCCTG GGTCAACACTCCTAAGAAGCAGGGAGGTTTGGGCACTATGAAAATCCCCCTGGTTTCTGACACAAAACGTGCCATTGCCAAAGACTATGGAGTGCTGAAGGAGGATGAAGGTATTGCATACAG ggGTCTGTTCATAATTGATGAGAAGGGGATCTTGAGGCAGATTACAATCAATGATCTTCCTGTTGGCCGCTCTGTTGATGAAACCCTCAGACTTGTCCAGGCCTTCCAGTTTACAGATAAACATGGAGAAG TGTGCCCTGCTGGCTGGAAGCCTGGGAGTGACACAATCAAGCCTGATGTTCAGAAAAGTAAAGAGTATTTCGCCAAGCAGAAATAA